A stretch of the Vigna radiata var. radiata cultivar VC1973A chromosome 9, Vradiata_ver6, whole genome shotgun sequence genome encodes the following:
- the LOC106773705 gene encoding uncharacterized protein LOC106773705 isoform X1, with translation MRKSFKDSLKALEADILFANTLASDYPRESDGACLQMRLSYSPAAQFFLFLVQWTDCHLAGALGLLRVLIYKVYEDGKTTMSIYERKTSLKDFYGVIFPSLLQLHRGITDVEERKQKDLFAKKYMHKDIVRKGKISEIDIEREEECGICMEMNNKVVLPNCNHTLCMKCYRNWHSRSQSCPFCRDSLQRVNSGDLWIYLNSNEINDLASINKENLKRLFAYVDKLPLIVSDPSLMSYPQR, from the exons TGCTTCTGATTATCCAAGAGAAAGTGATGGAGCCTGCTTACAGATGAGATTGTCTTATAGTCCAGCTGctcaattctttctttttctggtTCAATGGACTGACTGTCATCTTGCTGGAGCCTTGGGATTGCTTAGAGTTCTCATATACAAG GTATATGAGGATGGGAAGACAACCATGTCCATTTATGAGAGAAAAACCAGTCTGAAGGATTTCTATG GTGTGATTTTTCCCTCTTTACTTCAACTCCACAGAGGAATCACTGatgtagaagaaagaaaacagaaagaTTTATTTGCTAAAAAGTACATGCACAAAGATatagtaagaaaaggaaaaatatctGAAATTGATattgagagagaagaagaatgtGGTATTTGCATGGAGATGAACAACAAGGTTGTCTTGCCGAATTGCAACCACACTTTGTGTATGAAATGCTACAGGAACTG gCATTCAAGATCTCAATCTTGCCCTTTCTGTCGGGATAGTCTTCAAAGAGTAAATTCTGGTGACCTTTGGATCTACTTGAACAGCAATGAAATAAATGACTTGGCTTCAATCAACAAGGAAAATCTAAAAAGACTATTTGCATATGTTGACAAGTTGCCTCTGATTGTATCAGATCCTTCGCTAATGTCTTATCCTCAGCGCTAA